In Bdellovibrio sp. GT3, one genomic interval encodes:
- a CDS encoding SDR family NAD(P)-dependent oxidoreductase gives MSSVTRSLLKNLSWSLLGGFAYSVLRDQFRYRPIKRSVAAITGGSRGLGLVLAKEFARQGASVALLARDNEELARAKKMIELAAPGAEVLTLECDCTKPHDVNQAVSSIIRYFGKIDIVVNNAGIISTSPIQNTTKKDFEDSLDIHFWAPYYMNRACLPHLQKGSRIVNISSIGGLVPVPHHAAYCTGKFALRGYSESLRLELMPLGIYVTTVCPGLMRTGSARNARVKGQFKKEHAWFSLMASAPLISMNADRAARKIISAIKTGKAETTVSTPSRILSLLHAHFPGIYADFGSVANWLLPNPTEDLRTTLEGKDAESVVSRSFLTALGQQAAERNNEIPPETDQMH, from the coding sequence ATGAGTTCTGTCACCAGATCACTCTTAAAAAATCTTTCATGGAGTTTACTGGGTGGATTCGCCTACTCGGTTTTGCGAGACCAATTCCGCTATCGCCCTATCAAAAGATCAGTGGCTGCAATAACCGGAGGATCTCGGGGGCTGGGTTTGGTTTTGGCCAAGGAGTTCGCCCGACAGGGAGCTTCAGTGGCACTGCTGGCCCGAGACAATGAGGAGCTGGCCCGCGCTAAAAAAATGATAGAGCTTGCCGCTCCGGGCGCCGAGGTGCTGACCCTGGAGTGCGACTGCACCAAACCCCATGATGTAAATCAGGCGGTGTCCTCCATAATTCGCTACTTCGGTAAAATCGATATCGTCGTAAACAATGCCGGAATCATTTCCACCAGTCCGATTCAGAATACCACCAAAAAGGATTTTGAGGACTCCCTGGACATTCATTTTTGGGCACCCTACTACATGAACAGGGCCTGTCTTCCGCATCTGCAAAAAGGCTCACGAATTGTGAACATCTCCTCTATCGGCGGCTTGGTTCCCGTCCCCCACCACGCGGCCTACTGCACCGGCAAATTTGCCTTGCGCGGATATTCTGAAAGTCTGCGACTGGAACTCATGCCCCTGGGAATTTACGTCACCACAGTTTGCCCAGGATTGATGCGTACCGGTTCCGCCCGCAACGCCAGAGTAAAAGGGCAATTCAAAAAAGAGCATGCCTGGTTCTCGTTGATGGCATCCGCACCCCTTATTTCAATGAATGCAGATCGAGCCGCCCGAAAAATAATCTCGGCGATAAAAACCGGCAAAGCAGAAACTACCGTTTCCACACCCTCCCGGATCCTGTCACTTTTGCATGCTCACTTTCCGGGAATCTACGCGGACTTTGGATCCGTGGCCAACTGGCTGCTACCAAATCCCACCGAAGATCTGCGCACGACATTAGAAGGCAAAGATGCGGAATCAGTCGTATCCCGCTCTTTCCTGACCGCATTGGGACAGCAGGCCGCTGAACGTAACAACGAGATTCCGCCGGAAACTGATCAAATGCATTGA
- a CDS encoding paraquat-inducible protein A codes for MAESDAIDRCKICGEVLPVEDSSLYVTCETCGTLNHLGFRAGRELSLACSAAALVLYIPANLLPFMSLEIYGNKSTSTIWEGIVTLSRAGSWGIALIVFLASILIPLAKLIILFYLGLSTGKSDQKKFRTRLYNIVETIGRWSMLDIFLLAVLVAIMKLGPWANAKPESGAWIFALVVIFTMLSSAAFDPTTIWKKSYDEKH; via the coding sequence ATGGCAGAAAGCGACGCCATAGATCGATGCAAAATTTGCGGAGAAGTTCTTCCCGTCGAAGACTCATCTCTCTATGTCACCTGTGAAACTTGCGGCACTCTGAACCACTTGGGATTTCGCGCCGGCCGCGAGCTGAGTCTGGCCTGTTCTGCCGCAGCCCTGGTCCTGTATATTCCCGCAAATCTTCTGCCATTCATGTCCCTGGAAATTTACGGCAACAAATCCACCTCCACTATTTGGGAGGGAATCGTGACGCTCAGTCGCGCTGGCTCCTGGGGTATTGCCCTCATCGTCTTTCTGGCCAGCATTCTGATCCCCTTGGCGAAACTGATCATATTGTTTTACCTGGGTTTATCCACTGGCAAATCGGATCAAAAGAAATTCAGAACTCGCTTATACAATATCGTGGAAACCATCGGACGGTGGTCGATGCTGGATATTTTTCTGCTCGCTGTTCTGGTTGCCATCATGAAGCTCGGCCCCTGGGCTAATGCGAAACCTGAATCAGGAGCCTGGATCTTTGCCCTTGTCGTGATTTTCACAATGCTCTCTTCAGCGGCTTTTGATCCCACCACAATATGGAAAAAATCCTATGATGAAAAACATTAG